The following are encoded in a window of Cottoperca gobio chromosome 20, fCotGob3.1, whole genome shotgun sequence genomic DNA:
- the LOC115025560 gene encoding queuine tRNA-ribosyltransferase accessory subunit 2-like gives MRYLYALAVPALDEERDTAGEALQNGDLSLDDQTQMTSFEINLKDERYRDDFRPVVEGCGCYCCKNHQRAYLHHLLVTNEMLAGVLLMIHNTTHYHAFFGALREALANDEMDLLKRRVLGERKD, from the exons ATGCGATATTTGTATGCTTTGGCAGTGCCGGCTCTGGATGAAGAAAGGGACACCGCTGGGGAGGCGCTGCAGAATGGAGATTTGAGTCTTGATGATCAAACGCAGATGACGTCCTTTGAGATCAATCTCAAAGACGAGAG GTACCGGGATGACTTCAGGCCCGTGGTGGAGGGGTGTGGCTGCTACTGCTGTAAGAACCACCAGAGGGCGTACCTGCACCACCTGTTGGTGACCAACGAGATGCTGGCTGGAGTCCTGCTCATGATCCACAACACGACCCACTATCATGCCTTCTTCGGCGCTCTGAGAGAAGCTCTGGCCAACGATGAAATGGACCTCCTTAAGAGACGGGTTCTTGGGGAGAGAAAGGACTAA